In a genomic window of Scyliorhinus torazame isolate Kashiwa2021f chromosome 5, sScyTor2.1, whole genome shotgun sequence:
- the LOC140418054 gene encoding uncharacterized protein — translation STNLERHKGTPTLEKQWICGDCGKGFRAPSALEAHRHIHTGERPFTCSQCEKGFIQLSALQSHQRVHTGETPFNCSVCVKGFGDSSNLRIHQRVHTGERPFICSQCEKTFTQLVHLQSHQRVHTGEKPFTCSQCEKGFTQSSDLQKHQRIHTGERLFTCSQCEKGFTQSSSLLTHQRVHTGERPFTCSQCEKGFTQLSSLRRHQRVHTGERPFTCSQCEKGFTTSSSLLIHQRVHTGERPFTCSPCEKRFTTSSSLLTHQRVHTGERPFTCSQCEKGFTRLSHLQRHQRVHTGEKALTCS, via the coding sequence tcgacaaacctggagagacacaagggcacccccaccctggagaaacagtggatatgtggggactgtgggaagggattcagggctccatctgcactggaagctcatcggcacattcacactggggagaggccgttcacctgctctcagtgtgagaagggattcattcagttatccgccctgcagtcacaccagcgagttcacactggggagacgccgttcaattgctctgtgtgtgtgaagggattcggtgattcatccaacctgcggatacatcagcgagttcacactggggagaggccgttcatctgctctcaatgtgagaagacaTTCACTCAGTTAGTTCACcttcagtcacaccagcgagtccacactggggagaagccgttcacctgctctcagtgtgagaagggattcactcaatcatccgacctgcagaaacaccagcgaattcacactggggagaggctgttcacctgctctcagtgtgagaagggattcactcaatcatccagcctgctgacacaccagcgagttcacactggggagaggccattcacctgctctcagtgtgagaagggattcactcaattatccagcctgcgaagacaccagcgagttcacactggggagaggccgttcacctgctctcagtgtgagaagggattcactacttcatcgagcctgctgatacatcagcgagttcacactggggagaggccgttcacctgctctccgtgtgagaagagattcactacttcatcgagcctgctgacacaccagcgagttcacactggggagaggccattcacctgctctcagtgtgagaagggattcactcggttatcccacctgcaaagacaccagcgagttcacactggggagaaggcgttaacctgctcttag
- the LOC140422388 gene encoding uncharacterized protein isoform X1, which yields MGRHKDTCTMEKPWKCGECGKGFISPSKLEIHRRSYTGERPFTCSDCGKAFTQLSSMLMHQRVHTGERPFTCSECGRGFAQLSKLQRHQQIHTRERPFTCTECRKGFRDSSTLLAHQRVHTGEKPFTCSDCGKGFTYLCNLLIHQRVHTEERPFSCSHCTKRFRTSSNLLEHQRAHTGERPFTCSDCGQGFTRSSKLQRHQQIHTEERPFTCGDCGKRFRDSSALLTHQQVHTGERPFTCSECGKRFRDSSNLMRHQRAHSGERPFTCSECEKGFTQFSHLLRHQRVHQ from the coding sequence ATGGGGAGACAcaaggacacctgcaccatggagaaaccatggaaatgtggagaatgtgggaagggattcatatccccatcgaagctggaaattcatcgacgtagctacaccggggagagaccattcacctgctctgactgtgggaaggcattcactcagttatctagcatgctgatgcaccagcgagttcacaccggggagagaccattcacttgctcagaGTGTGGGAGGGGTTTTGCTCAATTATCCAAACTGCAGAGGCACCAAcaaattcacaccagggagagaccgttcacctgcactgagtgtaggaagggattcagagATTCATCCACCTTGTtggcccaccagcgagttcacactggggagaagccgtttacctgttctgactgtgggaagggatttacttatTTATGcaacctgctgatacaccagcgagttcacaccgaggagagaccattcagctgctctcactgcacaaaaagGTTTAGAACATCATCTAACCTGCTGGAACAtcagcgagctcacactggggagaggccattcacctgctctgactgtgggcagGGGTTTACCCGGTCATCCAAACTGCAGAGACACCAAcagattcacactgaggagagaccattcacctgtggtgattgtgggaagagattcagagatTCATCtgcactgctgacacaccagcaagttcacactggagagagaccgttcacctgctctgagtgtgggaaacgATTCCGAGATTCATCCAACCTGATGAGACACCAGCGAGCTcattctggggagagaccgttcacctgctctgagtgtgaaaagggattcactcaattttcacacctgctgagacaccagcgagttcaccagTGA